The following are encoded together in the Raineyella sp. LH-20 genome:
- a CDS encoding thiolase family protein — translation MINNAVIIDAVRTPQAHNGGPLAPFTSAELLAPLLERLYQACPQPELLRDVVIGHAFGRVGLGRDALQLAGVPVEVPAMSVERGRASGLSAIDYAADKLVSVNTPGYMIAGGVESGSQADAPVDPAMADAAHALAEEFRITREQRRTYAERSRTRAAASADKGLFDQEIVPVGGVSTDDLSWEDADPSVIDDGAAAVLMIDGGSQRRLRRPGLRVTASATFGCDPARVGWGIVPAIEKVLYATRLKLEQFDAIEFDEAFASNVLVACSALRLDPEQICRQGGAIALGHPWGASGAVLMARLFDQLVRRGQGRFGLAAVSAGSGQGIAMVVERC, via the coding sequence GTGATCAACAACGCGGTCATCATCGACGCCGTCCGGACACCGCAGGCCCACAACGGCGGCCCACTGGCGCCGTTCACCTCCGCCGAGTTGCTCGCTCCCCTGCTGGAGCGCCTCTACCAGGCCTGCCCGCAGCCCGAGCTGCTGCGTGACGTCGTGATCGGGCACGCCTTCGGCCGGGTCGGCCTCGGCCGCGACGCGCTGCAGCTGGCCGGGGTGCCCGTCGAGGTGCCGGCGATGTCGGTGGAGCGCGGCCGGGCCTCCGGGCTGTCCGCCATCGACTACGCCGCCGACAAGCTCGTCTCCGTCAACACGCCCGGCTACATGATCGCCGGCGGGGTGGAGTCCGGTTCGCAGGCGGACGCCCCGGTCGACCCGGCGATGGCCGACGCCGCCCACGCCCTCGCCGAGGAGTTCCGGATCACCCGCGAGCAGCGCCGGACGTACGCCGAACGCTCCCGCACCCGGGCCGCCGCCTCCGCCGACAAGGGCCTGTTCGACCAGGAGATCGTCCCGGTCGGCGGGGTGAGCACCGACGACCTCAGCTGGGAGGACGCCGACCCGTCGGTGATCGACGACGGCGCCGCCGCGGTGCTGATGATCGACGGCGGCAGCCAGCGCCGGCTCCGCAGGCCGGGCCTGCGGGTCACCGCCAGCGCCACCTTCGGTTGCGATCCCGCCCGGGTCGGCTGGGGCATCGTCCCCGCGATCGAGAAGGTGCTCTACGCCACCCGGCTGAAGCTGGAGCAGTTCGACGCGATCGAGTTCGATGAGGCCTTCGCCTCCAACGTGCTGGTCGCCTGCTCGGCGCTGCGGCTGGACCCCGAACAGATCTGTCGCCAGGGCGGCGCGATCGCCCTCGGCCATCCGTGGGGTGCCTCCGGCGCGGTGCTGATGGCCCGGCTGTTCGACCAGCTCGTCCGCCGGGGCCAAGGGCGTTTCGGCCTGGCCGCCGTCTCGGCAGGCTCCGGTCAGGGCATCGCCATGGTGGTCGAACGGTGTTGA
- a CDS encoding ABC transporter ATP-binding protein — MLIEADQVTHTYGEGPTARTVLKDLSVRLTERRVGIVGHNGSGKSTFARMVNGLIVPSKGKVLVDGRDTASQAREIRKHVGFLFTDPDNQIIMPTVAEDVAFGLRRSKLPKEEVDRRVGELLDRFGLAGHADHPAHLLSGGQKQLLALASVLVTRPDILVMDEPTTLLDLRNARIIGEVVAGLEQSVLLVTHHLHLLESFDRVLVFDDGRLVADDAPAVALAHYRELMAV; from the coding sequence GTGTTGATCGAGGCGGACCAGGTCACCCACACGTACGGCGAAGGCCCCACCGCCCGTACGGTCCTGAAGGATCTGTCGGTGCGGCTGACCGAGCGCCGGGTCGGCATCGTCGGGCACAACGGCTCCGGCAAGTCGACCTTCGCCCGGATGGTCAACGGCCTGATCGTCCCCAGCAAGGGCAAGGTCCTCGTCGACGGCCGCGACACCGCCTCCCAGGCCCGGGAGATCCGCAAGCACGTCGGGTTCCTCTTCACCGACCCCGACAACCAGATCATCATGCCGACGGTCGCCGAGGACGTCGCCTTCGGGCTGCGCCGCAGCAAGCTGCCGAAGGAGGAGGTGGACCGCCGGGTCGGTGAGCTGCTGGACCGCTTCGGCCTGGCCGGCCATGCCGACCATCCGGCCCACCTGCTGTCCGGCGGGCAGAAGCAGCTGCTCGCCCTCGCGTCGGTCCTCGTCACCCGACCCGACATCCTGGTGATGGACGAGCCGACCACTCTGCTCGACCTGCGCAACGCCCGGATCATCGGCGAGGTGGTGGCCGGGCTGGAGCAGTCGGTGCTGCTGGTCACCCACCACCTGCACCTGCTGGAGTCGTTCGACCGGGTGCTGGTCTTCGACGACGGCCGGCTGGTCGCCGACGACGCCCCGGCCGTCGCCCTGGCCCACTACCGGGAGCTGATGGCGGTGTGA
- a CDS encoding energy-coupling factor transporter transmembrane protein EcfT, translating to MQSTLGLYRPGSSVLHRIPAGLKLLALLAIGASSVFLTYWWLVLALVAVLVGAYAVAGIGPRVIVRQLRPMLWLLAFTAAYHVWAASWQRAVVVTFTIVLLVLAAALVTLTTPTSALIDAVVRVAGPLQRFGVDPHRIGLMLTLGIRCVPLVADLAAQVREAQLARGVGTSWKAFAVPLVVRALREADAMGEALVARGVDDD from the coding sequence ATGCAGTCCACCCTCGGCCTCTACCGGCCCGGCAGCAGCGTGCTGCACCGGATCCCGGCAGGCCTGAAGCTCCTCGCCCTGCTGGCGATCGGCGCCTCCTCGGTGTTCCTCACCTACTGGTGGCTGGTGCTCGCCCTGGTCGCCGTCCTGGTCGGGGCGTACGCCGTGGCCGGCATCGGCCCGCGGGTGATCGTCCGCCAGTTGCGGCCGATGCTGTGGCTGCTGGCCTTCACCGCGGCCTACCACGTCTGGGCCGCCTCCTGGCAGCGTGCCGTGGTGGTGACCTTCACCATCGTCCTGCTGGTGCTCGCCGCCGCCCTGGTGACCCTCACCACGCCGACGTCGGCGCTGATCGACGCGGTCGTCCGGGTGGCCGGTCCGCTGCAACGCTTCGGGGTGGATCCGCACCGGATCGGCCTGATGCTCACCCTCGGCATCCGGTGTGTCCCGCTGGTGGCCGACCTGGCCGCCCAGGTGCGCGAGGCCCAACTGGCCCGGGGCGTCGGGACGAGCTGGAAGGCCTTCGCCGTCCCGTTGGTCGTCCGGGCGCTGCGCGAGGCCGACGCGATGGGCGAGGCGCTGGTCGCCCGCGGCGTCGACGACGACTGA